Proteins co-encoded in one Chitinophagales bacterium genomic window:
- a CDS encoding COR domain-containing protein: MNTIVNPRRKLKLDRSKQNLTDRDLPEIWRKVKANQIEFVDLSYNEGRIESMVLSADYLQSVRYLYLYQSNIQSIRIEDDLPNLRILHLGKNQLKSFWLPKGFANLQHLRLEENQLKEFELADFEGLKAMKGLYLRKNDVSNIDQNILSQAENCWKQVKKYYTALKNTGEGLNNEVKVILVGNGSVGKTQVAKRLEGHPDYVFNDQHDSTHAIVLLRKHLEVYDLEKGLMLNIWDFGGQDIYHATHRLFMQTQALFLLVWDIVNESKSHHEYKNKLYENQDLPYWLEYVRCFGKGSPVLVVENKMDKTEAEIETELEGKKPVEVDRQELKKNHTHIEDFLKVSAKRDKGFAALEYKIEGIYADDPKLLEALKKRLLPNGWLQVRDRVRAEQEKKGGAKTIEMETFRQWCEAAEVASSSDVLLRFLHDTGVLFYRSQYFRGNIILDQSWAIEAVYKVFDKEERHHEILEEEKGELDHRLLTRIWRRHTDEERALFMDFMLSCELCFEVTEKDEKRKYHSPSFKERKFVVPQYLTAQMPEEDRKAYIAVLQLEECRRIGYRFLPPVFMHRFLVKTKDIKFVHERYQQGVLLEYEEVHVLVTADFQQHCIEIRFPKSEKAQQLAAELENLLAHIEEETLFQTVRKKEGEEEFSVLKRVSLFKQLAQQEKNPSQTAYQKPKATRLFVSAAMEDAKWKKQLTTHLNILERVDSVKVWSEDKILTGSQREAVIQQQMKEADIILLLISSDYLGGDKQYHQEMQQAMEYSQKGEAIVVPISLRSCTWDETAFAGLQILPKSQKPIDLAENTDAALSEVTAELRTLLNQQSNVK, encoded by the coding sequence ATGAATACAATTGTGAATCCCCGAAGAAAGCTCAAACTCGACCGCAGCAAACAAAACCTGACCGACCGTGACCTGCCCGAAATTTGGCGAAAAGTCAAAGCCAACCAAATCGAGTTTGTGGACTTGAGCTACAATGAAGGACGGATTGAAAGCATGGTTTTGTCTGCCGATTACCTCCAATCGGTGCGCTATCTCTACCTCTATCAATCTAATATTCAATCCATTCGGATAGAAGATGATTTACCCAATTTGCGGATTTTGCACTTGGGTAAAAACCAATTGAAGTCTTTTTGGCTGCCCAAAGGTTTTGCCAATTTGCAGCATTTGCGATTGGAGGAAAATCAATTGAAGGAGTTTGAATTGGCGGATTTTGAGGGATTGAAGGCGATGAAAGGTTTGTATTTGCGGAAAAACGATGTGAGCAATATTGACCAAAACATTTTGAGTCAAGCCGAGAATTGTTGGAAGCAAGTGAAAAAATATTACACCGCCTTGAAAAATACGGGCGAAGGACTGAACAATGAGGTAAAAGTGATTTTGGTCGGGAATGGCAGTGTGGGCAAGACGCAAGTGGCAAAGCGATTGGAAGGGCATCCCGATTATGTGTTCAACGACCAACACGATTCGACTCATGCCATTGTGTTGTTGAGAAAACACTTGGAGGTCTATGACCTGGAGAAGGGATTGATGTTGAATATATGGGATTTTGGAGGGCAGGATATTTACCACGCCACACATCGCCTATTCATGCAAACACAGGCTTTGTTTTTGTTGGTTTGGGACATCGTGAACGAAAGCAAATCGCACCACGAATACAAGAATAAACTATACGAAAATCAAGACTTGCCCTATTGGCTGGAATATGTGCGCTGCTTTGGGAAGGGTAGTCCTGTCTTGGTAGTCGAGAACAAAATGGACAAGACCGAAGCGGAAATAGAAACGGAATTGGAGGGCAAAAAACCCGTGGAAGTAGATAGGCAAGAATTGAAGAAAAACCATACACACATTGAAGATTTTTTGAAGGTAAGTGCCAAGCGAGACAAAGGTTTTGCAGCGTTGGAGTATAAAATTGAGGGAATTTATGCGGACGACCCAAAGCTTTTGGAGGCATTGAAAAAACGCCTTTTGCCCAATGGGTGGCTGCAAGTGCGGGATAGGGTGAGGGCAGAACAAGAGAAGAAGGGCGGAGCAAAGACCATAGAAATGGAGACCTTTCGGCAATGGTGCGAAGCGGCAGAGGTGGCTTCTTCGAGCGATGTATTGTTGCGCTTTCTACACGATACAGGGGTGCTGTTCTATCGCAGCCAATACTTTCGGGGAAACATCATCTTGGACCAAAGCTGGGCGATTGAGGCGGTTTACAAGGTATTCGACAAGGAAGAAAGACACCATGAAATACTGGAAGAAGAAAAGGGAGAACTGGACCACCGACTGCTGACGAGGATTTGGCGGAGGCATACGGACGAAGAACGAGCCTTGTTCATGGATTTTATGTTGAGTTGTGAATTGTGTTTTGAAGTGACTGAAAAAGACGAAAAACGCAAATATCACAGCCCTTCCTTCAAGGAAAGAAAGTTTGTCGTGCCGCAATACCTGACGGCTCAAATGCCCGAAGAAGACCGAAAGGCATACATCGCAGTGCTGCAATTGGAGGAATGTCGGCGAATTGGCTACCGATTTTTGCCGCCTGTATTCATGCACCGATTTTTGGTCAAAACAAAGGACATCAAGTTTGTGCATGAACGCTACCAACAGGGAGTTTTATTGGAGTATGAGGAAGTGCATGTATTGGTGACGGCTGATTTTCAACAGCATTGCATCGAAATTCGATTTCCCAAATCCGAAAAAGCCCAACAATTGGCGGCAGAACTGGAAAACCTGCTGGCGCACATAGAGGAAGAAACCCTGTTCCAAACCGTCAGAAAAAAAGAAGGGGAAGAAGAATTCAGTGTATTGAAAAGAGTGAGTTTGTTCAAGCAATTGGCACAACAAGAAAAAAATCCATCACAGACTGCCTACCAAAAACCCAAAGCGACTCGTCTCTTTGTGTCTGCTGCAATGGAAGATGCAAAGTGGAAAAAGCAACTGACAACTCACTTGAATATATTGGAACGGGTGGATTCGGTCAAGGTTTGGAGTGAAGACAAAATATTGACAGGCTCTCAAAGAGAGGCGGTTATTCAGCAACAAATGAAAGAGGCAGACATTATTTTATTGCTGATTAGTTCGGACTATTTGGGAGGAGACAAGCAATACCACCAAGAAATGCAGCAAGCCATGGAATACAGCCAAAAAGGGGAGGCAATCGTCGTTCCCATTAGTCTCCGTTCCTGCACTTGGGATGAAACGGCTTTTGCAGGACTGCAAATTTTACCCAAATCCCAAAAGCCTATTGACCTCGCTGAAAATACCGATGCCGCTTTGAGTGAAGTGACCGCTGAATTGAGAACATTGTTGAACCAACAGTCAAATGTCAAATAA